A region of the Coleofasciculus sp. FACHB-T130 genome:
GGCGACATTACTCAGCAACAAGTGGATGCCATCGTCAATGCTGCGAATGAATCCCTAATGGCTGGTGGTGGGGTTTGTGGAGCTATCCATCGTGCTGCTGGGTTAGGGCTTGAGGAAGAATGTCTACAACTGAAGGTTTGCACGGAAGGCGATGCCAAAATAACAAAGGGCTACAACCTCCCAGCAAAGTGGGTTATTCACACGGTTGGACCAGTATGGGAAGGTGGCAGGTATGAAGAACATAAAGTGCTGGCTCAGTGCTATCGCAATTGCTTTGCTTTGGTAGAGCAATATAAAATTAAAACGGTAGCATTTCCATCTATCAGTACAGGAGCCTATGGCTTCCCGGTAGAGAAAGCAGCAAAAATCGCAGTTTCTGAAGCTAGACGTTTTCTGGAGCGAAACACCTCAGTTGAGAAGATAATGTTTGTTTGCTATGAAAAGCAGACTTATGACCACTACACTACCAATCTAGATGAAATTCTGCCAGCCAAACCCGAGTGAATTACTTCAGAAAAATATTTACAATTGCCATCTAATCGCCTATTTATTTCATAAATAATCAATTTCTTCTAGAGCGGCTACGAGGGGAAAATTATCAAGAGATAACTCGCAGGAAATTCATAGCCAAAAATCTAAACATTTAAGCTAGCTACGTTGTGCAATCAACAAAACTCCTGAAAAGCGCGATCGCATTCTGAGCATGGTTGGTTATTTTCCATCCCAGCAGAAAATTGATTATGGGTAAAATGGAGCGTTTAGGTAACGAATAATTGCAAAAGACGCGATCGCTCCTTTGTCTCTGGGCTATTAAAATAACGCCTAAAATAACGCCGCGCTGATGCCAGAAAATGTCAAACTAGATAGATAAGTTTTGTTAACGCAGCCATTAAAGCTGCGCTTCTAGATAGCTAAATTGAAATTCATGGTTAAGCAGCGCGTTCTCTCTGGGGTTCAACCAACGGGTAATCTGCATCTCGGTAACTACTTGGGAGCGATTCGCAACTGGGTAGAAGGGCAGAGTCAGTACGAAAATTACTTCTGTGTGGTGGATTTGCACGCGATTACCGCGCCGCACGATGCCAGCACCTTGGCTGAAAATACTTATAAAATTGCTGCTTTGTATTTGGCTTGTGGGATCGATTTGCAGTATTCCAGTATTTTCGTGCAATCCCACATCCCTGCACATAGCGAACTGACTTGGCTGCTGAATTGCATCACTCCCCTCAACTGGCTGGAAGATATGATCCAGTTCAAGGAAAAGGCAGTTAAGCAGGGAGAAAATGTCAATACTGGTTTGCTAGACTATCCGGTGCTGATGGCGGCAGATATTTTGCTGTATCAGGCGGATAAAGTGCCGGTGGGAGAAGATCAGAAGCAGCACTTAGAATTGACCCGCGATATTGCGAATCGGTTTAATTACCAATTTTGCCGGGAAAAGCCGGTGCTGAAACTGCCAGAGCCGCTGATTCGGACTGAAGGGGCGCGAGTGATGAGTCTGACGGATGGCACTCGGAAGATGTCGAAATCCGATCCTTCGGATATGAGTCGGATTAACCTGCTCGATACCCCAGAGCAAATCCAAAATAAGATTAAACGCTGCAAAACTGACTCAGTGCGCGGTCTAACTTTTAATGATTCGGAACGACCCGAAGCCCGAAATTTGCTGACGCTATACATGGTGCTTTCGGGCAAACCGAAGGAAGAAGTCGCAGCAGAGTGTCAGGATATGGGCTGGGGACAATTCAAGCCATTGCTGACGGAAACCACGATTAACGCCCTGAAACCGATTCAGGAAAAGTATCAAGCGGTGATGGATGACAAAGGCTATTTGGAGTCCGTGTTGCGCGATGGCAGGCAGAAAGCGGAAGCGATCGCGTCCGTTACTCTCGCCCAAGTAAAAGCTGCCCTTGGTTATTCGGTTCCCCTTTAACCAGATATAAGTTATCAAGGATGGAAGCGATTAGTGATTGATGCTTCAGAATGAGTTATTTAATTCAAAATTCAGCAGGAACGCGGGAACCCCGCCCCTACAAGACCAATTTGCGTACTGCTGTGGAATCGGGTGAATTTTTAGTGACCGCCGAGGTTGCCCCTCCCAAGGGCGGCGATCCTTCCGAGATGCTGAAAATGGCGAAAACCCTCGAAGGTCGGGTTCATGCGGTCAATATTACCGATGGCAGTCGGGCGGTGTTGCGGATGTGTTCGATGGCGGCTTCGGTGATATTGCTCCAGCATGGAATCGAGCCGATTTGTCAGATTGCTTGTCGCGATCGCAACCGCATCGGATTGCAAGCTGACTTGATGGGTGCCCATGCGTTGGGAATTCGCAATATCTTAGCTTTGACTGGCGATCCTGTAAAAGCTGGAGATCATGCCGATGCTAAGAGTGTATTTGACCTAGAATCCGTGCGGTTGCTGGGATTAATCAAAAAAATGAATCTCGGCTTCGACTGGAACGACAAACCCTTGAGTGATGGGGCGACTGACTTGTTCGTGGGTGCGGCTATCGATCCGCAATTAGCTAGCTGGTCGGGGTTGCAAAGTCGATTTGAGCGGAAATTAGCAGCAGGGGCGCAGTTTTTCCAAAGCCAGCTGATTTGCGATTTTGACCGCCTAGAAAAATTTATGGATCAAATCGCGGCTGGTTGTGGAAAGCCAATTTTGGCGGGAATTTTTCTGCTCAAATCTGCTAAGAATGCTCAATTTATCAATCGATGCGTGCCTGGAGTAAATATTCCCGACCACATTATTGATAGACTCGCCGCTGCTTCAGATCCCTTGCAAGAAGGGATGTTAATTGCCGCCGAACAAGTCAAATTAGCTCGTCAACTCTGCCAAGGGGTTCATATGATGGCAGTGAAACGAGAAGATTTGATTTCGCAAATCCTCGATTTAGCCGGAATTCCACCGCTGACTCCGGTGGTGACAGCAGGAGAAAGTAATGAACGCACAAACAACAAAGCAGTTGCCGATTCCGCCTCACTTTGATGCCAAAAAGGTCGGGGAAGTCTGGCGGGTGCCTTATCAGCAACGGGCAGCGGATGCGAGGGAGTGGGCGAAAAAACACCAGATTTCAGCGGCGGCTGAGGACAAAACTCGCATTTGCCTATTGTTAATCGATGTCCAGAATACGTTTTGCATCCCCGATTTTGAATTATTTGTCGGTGGGAGAACGGGTACGGGTGCGGTAGAAGATAATCGGCGGCTGAGTGAATTTATTTATCGGAATTTGGGAGTCATCAGCGCGATCGCTCCCACAATGGATACTCACACGGCGATGCAAATTTTCCATCCCGTCTTCTGGATTAACAACGCCGGAGAACATCCCACCGCCGCCGTGACGATGATTACACCGGAGGATGTTCACCAAGGTGTGTGGAAGGTGAATCCAGCCGTTGCCGGGATTGCTGGTGTCGATTACGCCGAACTTTCCTCACACGCTTTGCATTATGTCAAGCATTTGAGTGAAGCTGGTAAATATCCGCTGACGGTGTGGCCTTATCATTCCATGCTGGGTGGAATTGGTCACGCTTTGGTGTCAGCGGTGGAAGAAGCACTCTTTTTCCACTGTATAGCCCGGAATAGCCAAACGCAGTTTGAAATTAAAGGCGATAATCCTTTAACTGAAAATTATTCTGTCCTACGAGCGGAAGTTTTGGAAAGCGTAAATGGACGCCCGATTGCCCAGAAAAATACCAGCTTGATTCAACAGTTACTCGCGTATGATGCGGTGATTATTGCCGGTCAAGCAAAAAGTCACTGCGTTGCCTGGACAATTGATGATTTGTTATCAGAAATAACAGCAAAAGACGCTAATCTGGCGAAAAAGGTGTATTTACTAGAAGATTGCACCTCACCTGTTGTCGTTCCTGGAGTGGTGGATTACACGGATGGAGCAGAAGAAGCTTTTGCTAGATTTGCCGCAGCGGGAATGCATCTGGTTCAATCCACTCAACCCCTAGAAACCTGGGCTGACTTTCCTAAAATTGGGAATGGGTAAGTGAGTTTTGAATTTTAGAGTTTTGAGTAACAAGAGAGTTTTGAATAACAAGAGAGTTTTTTAATCTGAAAATTAAACCTTAAAAATTATTACCAATTACCGTTCACCAATCGCCAATCACCCCTTACCAATTACCGATGACTAGCAGCAACGATGCAATCCAGGCACTGCGCGAGGCTCTCCGATTTTCTCCGGATAATGTACCCTTGCGACAACATCTTGCAGAGACACTTTTGAGCCTGGGTCAGGCAGAGGAAGCCGAGCAAGAATACCGCCTCGCCTTAGCGCGATCGCCCGAAAATCAGCAGTTGAAATTGGGATTAGCTCGTGCCTTCTATCAACAAGGAAAACATCCCCAAGCGCTGGTAATTGTGGAAGATCAAATAAAGCGCTTGGATTGTCCAGCCGGTGCTTTTCTGCTTCATGCGCGTCTTCTTCTCAACACGGGGGCTGTGGAACAAGCTGTCCGTCAGTATCGCAGGGCAGTCGAAGCCGATCCGGCTGTCAAAGATGCTGATTTTGCCGAAAGGTTGGGAATTGGGGCACAGGAGGACGTTCAAGAGGTCGTAGACGGGAAAATTCGGGCAGGGGTGGGAGACTTTCCAAACTCAGAAGAAGATACTCCAGTCGAAAAACCCGCGATCGGATTCCGAGATGTTGGCGGTATGGAAGCGGTCAAAGACGAAATTCGGATGAAAATTATTTATCCCCTGAAACAGCCGGAACTGTACAAAGCTTACGGGAAGGCAATTGGGGGCGGAATTTTAATGTACGGCCCTCCGGGTTGCGGTAAAACTTACCTGGCTCGTGCGACAGCTGGCGAAATTAATTCTAGTTTCCTCTCTGTCGGAATTAACGATGTATTAGATATGTGGTTGGGCAACAGCGAACGCAATTTGCACGACCTTTTTGAACAAGCCAGACGCAACCAACCTTGCGTATTATTTTTTGATGAAGTTGATGCTTTAGCTGCCAGTCGTGCGGATTTGCGACAAAATTCTAGCCGCATGGTAATTAACCAATTCCTGTCAGAATTGGACGGCGTGAGGAGTTCTAATGAAGGGGTATTAATCCTAGCTGCAACGAACGCCCCTTGGCACTTAGACTCAGCCTTCCGTCGTCCGGGACGCTTTGACCGCATCTTGTTTGTACCGCCGCCTGATGCAGAAGCAAGGGCGGCGATTTTGCGCTTGCTGTGTCGGGGTAAGCCAGTGGAGGATATTGACTACAACCACTTAGCCAAGAAAACTGAGAATTATTCAGGCGCAGACTTAATGGCAGTGGTGGATGTGGCAGTAGAAAAGAAGTTAGCGGAAGCGATGAAAGTAGGTATCCCGAAGCCACTGACTACCAAAGATTTAGCCTCGGCGGCGGGAAGCGTGAAACCTTCAACAAAAGAATGGTTTTCAACGGCTCGGAACTACGCCTTGTATGCGAATGAGAGCGGTTTGTACGATGACATCCTGAAATATCTGAAACTCTGATGGGCGTACATTTGGAGCGTGCCGAAATCCTCATGGCTCAATCGCGTTATGAGATGGCGGCGCAGGAATTGCAGCAGGAATTAGCAGTCGATCCAGATAGCGCCCAGGCTTATGCGTGGCTAGGCTGGTGCTTGAGGTTTCTCAAGAAGTACGAGGAAGCAATAAAAGAAGCTGAGCAAGCAATTAAGCTGGCACCAGATTGGGAGAATGGTTATTACGTTCTGGGTTGGATTCTCTGCGATCGCAATCAGCTTCTGGAAGCTGAGAACGTAACCAAAGAGGCAATTCGCCTAAATCCTGAAAATGCCAACCATTTCATCCTACTATCAAACATTCGAGTTAAACAAAAGCGATGGCAGGAGGCACTAGAAGCAGCGACGCAGGGGCTTAACATAGAGCCAGAGAATGTTGACTGTTTGAATAACAAAGGAATTGCCCTATTCGAGTTGGGTCGAACAGAGGAGGCAATCGCTACGACTGAGCAAGCGATCGCGCTTGACCCGGAGAATGCCCTCAACTACAACAACTTGGGATGGATGATACTGAATCGGGAAGGAAGCCCCACGAAAGCTTGGGAGTATTTCCGCCAAGCACTCCGACTCAACCCCAATTTGGAATCTGCACAGGATGGACTCATCCAAGCGATCAAGTTAAAAAACCCACTATACAGACCAGTTTACAGGTGTGTAATATTCCCGTACCGCCGTTTACAACTAGGCAGATTTTTGAGCGGGAAAGCTTTGTTGGGCTTCTTTGCCTGCTTGTGTTTGGGATTCCGTATATTGCTGAATCTTGCTGCAACTAATCCCAATCCTTTGATTTGGTTAGCGCTGATTGTTTTGTTTTGGTTAATCTTTTTGCCTTGGTTTGTAGACCTCTTTATAACCCTATTACTCCAACTGAAGTTTAAGCAATCCTATTGGCTCACGACTTTAGTTTGGGCAATACTAAGCGCATTTTATTTGTGGTTAATGACCGGAAATTCTAAAACTCTGTTTGCTCCCGTTTTATTCGGATTGTTGCTTCTGCCTGTATCGGCAACGTTCCGATCTTCAGCGGGGTGGCACAGCAGCCTCATGGTGGGATATACAACCATCATGGGGTTAGTTGGGCTGGCAGGGCTAGTTCTTCCATTACCAGGGCTACCTTTTGTAAGTGTTGACGTTTGGTTCTGGTTGACTTGGTTCATCGTTCTCGCATTGGGAACGCTTTTTTCCTTTTTTTTGAGCAGAAGAAGCTCTCCCAAGTTAAAGTAGTGCCTGAAAAAGAATGGTTTTTGACTGCTCGTAATGATGCCTTATATGCGAATAAGAGCAGTTTGTACGACGACATCCTGAGATGACATCCTGAAATATCTGAAACTCTGATGGGCATACATTTGGAGCGGGCACAGCTGCTGATTGAGCAGTCGCGGTATGAAATGGCAGAGAAAGAACTGCGACAGGAACTGGCAATGGAGCCAGATAGTGCGATCGCGCATACTCTGCTCGCCCTGTGCTTGAATTATCGCCAAATGTACCCGGAAGCCACCCAGATGGCTCAGCGAGCGATTCGCTTGGCTCCCGATTGGGGGTACGCTCACTACGTCCTGGCTTATATTCTGTGCGATTACAACCAGCTTCAAGAAGCGGAAACAGTACTGAAAGAGGCTTTGCGGCTGAGTCCTGATAACCCCAGCTACTTCGCCCTGCTCTCGCGCATCCGATATAATCTACAGCTTTGGCACTCAGCACTAGAAGCGGCAACCGAAGGGCTTGTCGTTGACCCAGAGGACGTGGAGTGCCTAAATTACCGAGCGATGTGTCTGATGCAACTCGGTCGCTTACCAGAAGCTCAGGCGGTTATTGAGAGTGCGATCGCGCTTGACCCAGAATATGCAGGAAGCTATGCCAACCGCGGCTGGATACTCCTGGCGCAGGGAGGATATCCCGCTAAAGCCTTAGAGTGTTTCCGCGAAGCACTACGGCTTCAACCAACCTTTGAGTGGGCGCGACGGGGAATCGTCGAAGCGCTCAAGGCAAAGAACCCGCTCTACAGGCTGATGCTGCGCTACTTCCTGTGGAGTTCTAGGCTGAGTAACGGAGCTAGGTTGGGCTTCAGTATCGGCTTGTACTTCGCTTTCCGCCTGCTAGTGGGCGGCATCGCTGCAAGTAGCAACCCTTTGCTGTGGTTCGTGGTGATTGCCTACTGTCTGTTTGTCCTGCTTACCTGGATTGCTGACCCCTTATTCACCTTATTACTCCGGTTTGACCGCTTCGGGCGATTAACCCTTTCCGAACAAGAGGTTAAAAACTCAAATTTAGTCGGGGCAGTATTTCTAAGCATCTTAATGGCAATTGGTCTGTGGTTGGTGACTAAAAACACCAACATCCTCATCGTCGCCCTCTCACTAGGACTTTTGTTGCTACCGATAACGGCGATGTTAAATTGTCCGGCAGGATGGCCCAGAAAGTTCATGGCAACCTACACGATCGTTTTAGCGATCGCATGGCTGGCGGCTATTGGTCTATCATTAGCCGAGCCGCCTCTGGGAGAAATTGGCGTTCAGTTTGCCGGAATTTCCCTAGCTTTTTTCTGGCTTGGTTCGATACTTTCGAGCTGGTTGGCAACTATACTGATGGGCGTCAAAACAAAGCAGTGAGTGCGAGCATTTCAAGTATGTTTTCTTTACCTGAAAACCCTTCTCAAAGGTATTCCCTATAGGTTTTTAAAGCAGTTAAAAGGTTAAAAATATTTTCTCAACACTTTTAAGCTCAACACTTTTAAGCTCAACACTTTTAAAATACCTCCCAATATTCCAGCGCTCGTTGCTTCCCCTCTGCTACAAGCTACTTTCAACCATGACTGCGGGACCGACTGGCTGCGGAGGTAGGCTAGAGGGTTCTAAGGTAACAGCTAAGGTTGAGGTTGTAGCACCACAAGCACCGACGGGAATGGAAATTTGCTCTAAAACAGTTCCCCCCTGACTTGCCCCAAAATTTGCACAAGGTATCTTTTTCTCGTCAACAATTGCCCAAAGTCGATAAATTTGACCAGATGGGACAGCCGGAAGATTTTGAAAGGCGATGACCGCTTTTTGTTCGTCCAGATTAACGAGAATACTTCCAGACGCTGTATTTGCTTTTTCTGTACCTGTGAGCGTATATAAGCGGGTATTCCGCTGTTGTAGCACCTCAAGGGCATCTTTCTGAGCCTGCACCGTTTGAAGTTCTTGCCGCAGCCGAGATTGCACTATCTTTAGATTTTGGCGCAGACGATAATTGTCAAAAGCCAAAGCTAGGGCTAACAGTGCTACCAAACTAGCAAAAAGTTTGCTCCAAGGAAAAGAAACCTGTTTTGGAGCGGGTTCGGGGTTAACTGTCGGATTGGCAGCTTCCAGAATCGTCGAACGCAGATGTGGGGGAGGTGTGACTTCAGGAAGGGCGTAGGGCAAGAGTTCAAGCGATGTCTGCAACCGACTCACTTCTTCAGCCAGTTGCGGATTTTTTTCGAGAATTTGCCTCAATTCCTCCGCTTCTTCAGCGCTAAGATCGCCGAGGACATAACCTGCCATTAATTCTTCTAAGTTTTCGGGATTTAAAGGTTCGGTCATGGTGCAACTATTTTAGAAAATCTTGTAACGTTTGCCTCAATTTCAGTAGTCCCTGACGAGCGCGAGTTTTGACCGTCCCTAAGGGGATATTTAGTTGAGCCGCAATTTCCGATTGACTGAGACCCTGGTAATAGGACATTTCTAAGATTTGACGCTGATTTTCTGAAAGTTGCGCCAAGGCGTCCCGAACTTGCTGCGATCGCTCTCCTAACGAAGCTTGCTCAAAAGGGCTTGCAGAGCTGATTTCAGTCGTCATTGTTTGACGCCAACGCTCTAGAAATTTGTGGGTGGTGCCACGAGAGCGAAGTTTGTCAATCGCACGCGATCGCGTCATTACAGTTAAAAAGCTGCTAAGAGAACCACGAGCGGGATCGTAAGTATTAGTACGCCACAGATGCAGAAAAATCTCTTGAGTGAGGTC
Encoded here:
- a CDS encoding tetratricopeptide repeat protein encodes the protein MGIHLERAQLLIEQSRYEMAEKELRQELAMEPDSAIAHTLLALCLNYRQMYPEATQMAQRAIRLAPDWGYAHYVLAYILCDYNQLQEAETVLKEALRLSPDNPSYFALLSRIRYNLQLWHSALEAATEGLVVDPEDVECLNYRAMCLMQLGRLPEAQAVIESAIALDPEYAGSYANRGWILLAQGGYPAKALECFREALRLQPTFEWARRGIVEALKAKNPLYRLMLRYFLWSSRLSNGARLGFSIGLYFAFRLLVGGIAASSNPLLWFVVIAYCLFVLLTWIADPLFTLLLRFDRFGRLTLSEQEVKNSNLVGAVFLSILMAIGLWLVTKNTNILIVALSLGLLLLPITAMLNCPAGWPRKFMATYTIVLAIAWLAAIGLSLAEPPLGEIGVQFAGISLAFFWLGSILSSWLATILMGVKTKQ
- a CDS encoding methylenetetrahydrofolate reductase, which gives rise to MSYLIQNSAGTREPRPYKTNLRTAVESGEFLVTAEVAPPKGGDPSEMLKMAKTLEGRVHAVNITDGSRAVLRMCSMAASVILLQHGIEPICQIACRDRNRIGLQADLMGAHALGIRNILALTGDPVKAGDHADAKSVFDLESVRLLGLIKKMNLGFDWNDKPLSDGATDLFVGAAIDPQLASWSGLQSRFERKLAAGAQFFQSQLICDFDRLEKFMDQIAAGCGKPILAGIFLLKSAKNAQFINRCVPGVNIPDHIIDRLAAASDPLQEGMLIAAEQVKLARQLCQGVHMMAVKREDLISQILDLAGIPPLTPVVTAGESNERTNNKAVADSASL
- a CDS encoding anti-sigma factor; amino-acid sequence: MTEPLNPENLEELMAGYVLGDLSAEEAEELRQILEKNPQLAEEVSRLQTSLELLPYALPEVTPPPHLRSTILEAANPTVNPEPAPKQVSFPWSKLFASLVALLALALAFDNYRLRQNLKIVQSRLRQELQTVQAQKDALEVLQQRNTRLYTLTGTEKANTASGSILVNLDEQKAVIAFQNLPAVPSGQIYRLWAIVDEKKIPCANFGASQGGTVLEQISIPVGACGATTSTLAVTLEPSSLPPQPVGPAVMVESSL
- a CDS encoding cysteine hydrolase family protein; translated protein: MNAQTTKQLPIPPHFDAKKVGEVWRVPYQQRAADAREWAKKHQISAAAEDKTRICLLLIDVQNTFCIPDFELFVGGRTGTGAVEDNRRLSEFIYRNLGVISAIAPTMDTHTAMQIFHPVFWINNAGEHPTAAVTMITPEDVHQGVWKVNPAVAGIAGVDYAELSSHALHYVKHLSEAGKYPLTVWPYHSMLGGIGHALVSAVEEALFFHCIARNSQTQFEIKGDNPLTENYSVLRAEVLESVNGRPIAQKNTSLIQQLLAYDAVIIAGQAKSHCVAWTIDDLLSEITAKDANLAKKVYLLEDCTSPVVVPGVVDYTDGAEEAFARFAAAGMHLVQSTQPLETWADFPKIGNG
- a CDS encoding ATP-binding protein, whose translation is MTSSNDAIQALREALRFSPDNVPLRQHLAETLLSLGQAEEAEQEYRLALARSPENQQLKLGLARAFYQQGKHPQALVIVEDQIKRLDCPAGAFLLHARLLLNTGAVEQAVRQYRRAVEADPAVKDADFAERLGIGAQEDVQEVVDGKIRAGVGDFPNSEEDTPVEKPAIGFRDVGGMEAVKDEIRMKIIYPLKQPELYKAYGKAIGGGILMYGPPGCGKTYLARATAGEINSSFLSVGINDVLDMWLGNSERNLHDLFEQARRNQPCVLFFDEVDALAASRADLRQNSSRMVINQFLSELDGVRSSNEGVLILAATNAPWHLDSAFRRPGRFDRILFVPPPDAEARAAILRLLCRGKPVEDIDYNHLAKKTENYSGADLMAVVDVAVEKKLAEAMKVGIPKPLTTKDLASAAGSVKPSTKEWFSTARNYALYANESGLYDDILKYLKL
- a CDS encoding tetratricopeptide repeat protein, which codes for MGVHLERAEILMAQSRYEMAAQELQQELAVDPDSAQAYAWLGWCLRFLKKYEEAIKEAEQAIKLAPDWENGYYVLGWILCDRNQLLEAENVTKEAIRLNPENANHFILLSNIRVKQKRWQEALEAATQGLNIEPENVDCLNNKGIALFELGRTEEAIATTEQAIALDPENALNYNNLGWMILNREGSPTKAWEYFRQALRLNPNLESAQDGLIQAIKLKNPLYRPVYRCVIFPYRRLQLGRFLSGKALLGFFACLCLGFRILLNLAATNPNPLIWLALIVLFWLIFLPWFVDLFITLLLQLKFKQSYWLTTLVWAILSAFYLWLMTGNSKTLFAPVLFGLLLLPVSATFRSSAGWHSSLMVGYTTIMGLVGLAGLVLPLPGLPFVSVDVWFWLTWFIVLALGTLFSFFLSRRSSPKLK
- a CDS encoding O-acetyl-ADP-ribose deacetylase yields the protein MNDYKGCNHCLHYRPDGTCVAFDPDFIPITIASGQTKHIQPLPNQGNTIVYEPAGKSIFSRLDEYRMNNKLMRERIEIIEGDITQQQVDAIVNAANESLMAGGGVCGAIHRAAGLGLEEECLQLKVCTEGDAKITKGYNLPAKWVIHTVGPVWEGGRYEEHKVLAQCYRNCFALVEQYKIKTVAFPSISTGAYGFPVEKAAKIAVSEARRFLERNTSVEKIMFVCYEKQTYDHYTTNLDEILPAKPE
- a CDS encoding sigma-70 family RNA polymerase sigma factor, giving the protein MHPDSLDGKSTNTTPRMDTELFQALKAGQSSALGTLYDRYGALVYGLALKILQNPQEAEDLTQEIFLHLWRTNTYDPARGSLSSFLTVMTRSRAIDKLRSRGTTHKFLERWRQTMTTEISSASPFEQASLGERSQQVRDALAQLSENQRQILEMSYYQGLSQSEIAAQLNIPLGTVKTRARQGLLKLRQTLQDFLK
- the trpS gene encoding tryptophan--tRNA ligase yields the protein MVKQRVLSGVQPTGNLHLGNYLGAIRNWVEGQSQYENYFCVVDLHAITAPHDASTLAENTYKIAALYLACGIDLQYSSIFVQSHIPAHSELTWLLNCITPLNWLEDMIQFKEKAVKQGENVNTGLLDYPVLMAADILLYQADKVPVGEDQKQHLELTRDIANRFNYQFCREKPVLKLPEPLIRTEGARVMSLTDGTRKMSKSDPSDMSRINLLDTPEQIQNKIKRCKTDSVRGLTFNDSERPEARNLLTLYMVLSGKPKEEVAAECQDMGWGQFKPLLTETTINALKPIQEKYQAVMDDKGYLESVLRDGRQKAEAIASVTLAQVKAALGYSVPL